The proteins below come from a single Malus sylvestris chromosome 3, drMalSylv7.2, whole genome shotgun sequence genomic window:
- the LOC126616185 gene encoding uncharacterized protein LOC126616185: MESLGSKRVLIVLVILVSAAVLVQCKTDLKVCYSKKSPCFLKQVYCPKECPSSSPTDKTAKICYLNCDSPICKAECKGRKPNCEGPGSACMDPRFIGGDGIVFYFHGKKNEYFSLVSDPNLQINARFIGLRPEGRTRDYTWIQALGLLFDSNSFSLEASQASAWDNQIDHLKFIYNGEELIIPESQLSMWQSPENAIRVERTSSKNSVLVTLPEVAEISVNVVPVTKEDDRIHNYQIPSDDCFAHLEVQFRFYGLSSNVEGVLGRTYQPDFKNPAKPGVAMPVVGGENKYRTTSLVSADCAACVFTKSGKMDQTSLRVMDYGNLDCTGNSFSGNGIVCRK; this comes from the exons aTGGAGTCCTTAGGCAGCAAACGTGTTTTGATCGTTCTGGTAATCCTAGTATCCGCTGCTGTTCTGGTACAATGTAAGACAGATCTTAAGGTTTGCTACAGCAAGAAAAGCCCGTGCTTTCTCAAGCAGGTATACTGCCCGAAGGAATGTCCATCCTCTTCACCGACAGACAAAACCGCTAAAATATGTTATCTGAACTGTGACTCACCTATATGCAAAGCCGAGTGCAAAG GTCGCAAGCCTAATTGTGAAGGCCCCGGATCAGCATGCATGGACCCTCGCTTCATCGGTGGAGATGGCATTGTCTTTTACTTCCACGGCAAGAAAAATGAGTATTTCAGCTTAGTTTCTGACCCCAACCTGCAAATCAACGCCCGGTTCATCGGTCTTCGCCCTGAAGGCAGAACCAGGGACTACACTTGGATTCAGGCCCTTGGACTCCTCTTTGACTCTAACAGCTTCTCCCTAGAGGCCAGCCAAGCATCGGCATGGGATAATCAAATCGACCACTTGAAATTTATTTACAATGGAGAGGAGCTAATCATCCCAGAGTCTCAGCTCTCCATGTGGCAATCTCCAGAAAATGCCATTAGAGTAGAGAGAACATCGAGCAAGAACAGTGTTCTGGTCACTCTCCCGGAAGTTGCTGAAATTTCAGTAAATGTGGTGCCTGTGACAAAGGAAGATGATAGGATCCACAATTATCAGATACCATCAGATGACTGTTTTGCACATCTGGAAGTACAGTTCAGATTCTATGGCTTATCCTCAAATGTGGAGGGAGTGCTTGGAAGGACTTACCAGCCAGATTTCAAGAACCCGGCAAAGCCAGGAGTAGCTATGCCAGTTGTGGGAGGGGAAAACAAGTACAGAACAACATCACTTGTCTCCGCAGATTGCGCTGCTTGTGTTTTCACTAAATCCGGGAAGATGGATCAAACAAGTTTAAGGGTGATGGATTACGGAAATCTTGACTGCACTGGTAATTCCTTCAGTGGGAATGGAATAGTTTGCAGGAAGTAA